From Deinococcus aquaticus, one genomic window encodes:
- a CDS encoding ABC transporter permease: MTAADQPAGKPAAQTAVPAATPAPRRGGGIGLGGAFTIAWRAIVGTPLRSVLTALGVIIGVAAVVALTAIGQGSTAGVTKNLESLGTNLLTVQSARGGGGGSLVRSGPRQTITVEDAEALATAFPDRVGGVAPTVNSSVQAKLGSANTQASVLGTWPAYETVRNSPVETGAYFTDADNKSRKRVAVIGHQVLTDLWGEDAAPDQAIGQKVRLGSVSFTVTGVLPDKGATGFGNANSQVLIPLGTYLQRFSRTNSAGGEPTVSSVYLQAVSADDLTALQADVTDLLSTRHDQTDPDNLDFQVQNQADSLASLSSVTGTLTLLVGAIAGISLLVGGIGIMNIMLVSVTERTREIGVRKALGAKPRDILTQFLVEASLLSIGGGVIGMLLGVGVAYLGNLAGIAPVFSATPMIVAFLFSALVGVFFGYYPAARAARLDPVDSLRYE, encoded by the coding sequence GTGACGGCCGCCGATCAGCCCGCCGGGAAGCCCGCTGCTCAGACCGCCGTACCGGCCGCCACTCCGGCTCCCCGGCGGGGGGGCGGCATCGGCCTGGGCGGCGCGTTCACCATCGCGTGGCGCGCCATCGTGGGCACCCCGCTACGCTCGGTCCTGACGGCGCTGGGCGTGATTATCGGCGTGGCCGCCGTTGTCGCCCTGACCGCCATCGGGCAGGGCAGTACCGCCGGCGTCACGAAGAACCTCGAGAGCCTGGGCACCAACCTGCTGACCGTGCAGAGCGCCCGTGGGGGCGGCGGCGGCAGCCTGGTCCGCAGCGGCCCCCGCCAGACCATCACCGTCGAGGACGCCGAGGCCCTGGCCACCGCCTTCCCGGACCGCGTGGGGGGCGTGGCCCCCACCGTGAACAGCTCCGTGCAGGCCAAACTGGGCAGCGCGAACACCCAGGCCAGCGTGCTCGGCACCTGGCCCGCCTACGAAACGGTGCGCAACAGCCCCGTCGAGACCGGCGCGTACTTCACGGACGCCGACAACAAGAGCCGCAAACGCGTCGCCGTGATCGGCCATCAGGTCCTGACCGATCTGTGGGGCGAGGACGCTGCGCCCGATCAGGCCATCGGGCAGAAGGTCAGGCTGGGCAGCGTGTCCTTCACCGTGACCGGCGTGCTGCCCGACAAGGGTGCCACTGGCTTCGGGAATGCCAACAGTCAGGTGCTCATCCCGCTGGGCACGTACCTGCAACGCTTCTCGCGCACCAACAGCGCGGGCGGCGAACCCACCGTCAGCAGCGTCTACCTCCAGGCGGTCAGCGCCGACGACCTGACCGCGCTGCAGGCGGACGTGACCGACCTGCTCAGCACCCGCCACGATCAGACCGACCCGGACAACCTGGACTTCCAGGTGCAGAACCAGGCGGACAGCCTCGCCAGCCTCAGCAGCGTGACGGGCACCCTGACCCTGCTCGTCGGCGCGATCGCCGGGATCAGCCTGCTGGTCGGCGGCATCGGCATCATGAACATCATGCTGGTGTCCGTCACGGAACGCACCCGCGAGATCGGCGTCCGCAAGGCCCTGGGCGCCAAGCCGCGCGACATCCTCACGCAGTTCCTGGTCGAGGCCAGCCTGCTGTCCATCGGCGGCGGCGTGATCGGCATGCTGCTCGGCGTGGGCGTGGCGTACCTGGGGAACCTCGCCGGAATCGCCCCGGTGTTCAGCGCCACTCCCATGATCGTCGCGTTCCTGTTCAGCGCCCTGGTCGGCGTGTTCTTCGGGTACTACCCGGCCGCCCGCGCCGCCCGCCTCGACCCCGTCGATTCACTGCGTTACGAGTAA
- a CDS encoding HD domain-containing phosphohydrolase — translation MTRDPLLSGLPETLRPALEAQALVLLTQSSSDMFERCAQLALDITGAGTALVLLYRPEHDELEVVAAAGENRQGAPGFRLPRGQGLAWRVVQSGQATLIPRTDQDPQTVYVSGRPLPHTYLGVPLLDPEGQLLGVLSVNRLAQGTQFGSGEAQALTLLGQAASVAYSRTRALEDAQRAARQFEQLAELSAELADLSSPEEIGQRALRTLVDLSGFTVGAVVMLSDAREVQLSVLEGHPLGQAAMRAVLTASRPAPSGLIGEVLRTGRSQAAEDYQSWPARRTDLPNVFTGLAAPLRVGSRVVGVVMLVHLVQRVPVPGALVTLLDTVAQRISQALDRAASVEHLHATREAALRTLGRMLESRDGDTFGHTDRVTTLALRLGERLELNEAQCQHLRWGAYLHDIGKVAVDDRLLRKTGPLTPAEREAMQWHVEIGDQLLREEVFVPREVREVVRHHHERWDGGGHPDRLAGPDIPLLARIFSVADVFDALISPRPYKPAWTAQAAADTLLEQSGRQFDPAVVQMFLNVLREDGLLDG, via the coding sequence GTGACCCGCGACCCACTGCTCTCCGGCCTGCCGGAGACACTCCGGCCCGCGCTGGAAGCGCAGGCGCTGGTGCTGCTCACGCAGTCCAGCAGCGACATGTTCGAACGCTGCGCGCAGCTGGCGCTGGACATCACCGGAGCGGGCACGGCGCTGGTCCTGCTGTACCGCCCCGAGCACGACGAACTGGAAGTCGTGGCCGCTGCCGGAGAGAACCGGCAGGGCGCGCCGGGATTCCGCCTGCCGCGCGGGCAGGGGCTGGCGTGGCGGGTGGTGCAGTCGGGTCAGGCGACCCTGATTCCCCGCACGGACCAGGACCCACAGACGGTGTACGTGTCGGGAAGGCCACTCCCGCACACGTACCTGGGCGTGCCGCTGCTGGACCCCGAAGGGCAACTGCTGGGCGTGCTGTCCGTGAACCGGCTGGCGCAGGGCACGCAGTTCGGGAGCGGTGAGGCGCAGGCCCTGACCCTGCTGGGACAGGCGGCCAGCGTGGCGTACTCACGCACGCGGGCGCTGGAGGACGCGCAGCGCGCCGCACGGCAGTTCGAGCAGCTGGCAGAGCTGTCGGCGGAACTCGCGGACCTCAGCAGCCCCGAGGAGATCGGACAGCGGGCCCTGCGGACGCTGGTGGACCTCTCGGGCTTCACGGTGGGCGCGGTCGTCATGCTGAGCGACGCGCGCGAGGTGCAGCTGTCCGTGCTGGAAGGCCACCCGCTGGGTCAGGCGGCCATGCGGGCTGTCCTGACCGCCAGCCGCCCTGCACCGAGCGGCCTGATCGGGGAGGTGCTGCGCACGGGCCGCTCGCAGGCCGCAGAGGATTACCAGTCGTGGCCAGCGCGGCGCACGGACCTCCCGAACGTGTTCACGGGTCTCGCCGCGCCGCTGCGGGTGGGCAGCCGGGTGGTGGGCGTGGTCATGCTCGTGCATCTGGTGCAGCGCGTGCCGGTGCCGGGGGCGCTGGTCACGCTGCTGGACACGGTCGCGCAGCGGATCAGTCAGGCACTCGACCGGGCCGCAAGCGTCGAGCACCTGCACGCCACGCGCGAGGCGGCGCTGCGCACCCTGGGCCGCATGCTCGAAAGCCGCGACGGGGACACCTTCGGGCACACTGACCGCGTGACCACGCTGGCCCTGCGGCTGGGCGAGCGACTGGAACTGAACGAGGCACAGTGCCAGCACCTGCGCTGGGGCGCGTACCTGCACGACATCGGGAAGGTCGCGGTGGACGACCGCCTGCTGCGCAAGACGGGTCCCCTCACGCCGGCGGAACGCGAGGCGATGCAGTGGCATGTCGAAATCGGGGACCAGCTGCTGCGCGAGGAGGTGTTCGTGCCGCGCGAGGTGCGCGAGGTCGTCCGGCACCACCACGAGCGCTGGGACGGCGGCGGGCACCCGGACCGGCTGGCAGGACCGGACATTCCGCTGCTCGCGCGGATCTTCAGCGTCGCGGACGTATTCGACGCGCTGATCAGCCCCCGCCCCTACAAACCGGCCTGGACAGCGCAGGCGGCCGCCGACACGCTCCTGGAACAGTCCGGACGGCAGTTCGATCCGGCCGTGGTCCAGATGTTCCTGAACGTGCTGCGAGAAGACGGCCTGCTGGACGGGTAA
- the guaA gene encoding glutamine-hydrolyzing GMP synthase — MSVVILDFGSQFTRLIARRFRELGAYSVILPGSAPLERILRENPQGIVLSGGPSSVYDENAPKPAPGVLELDIPVLGVCYGMQFLAQQAGGDVKRAGKREYGKADLTEYGGQLFAGIQGEFVAWMSHSDSVTKLPDGYEVVARTADTPVTAIENAVTRRYGVQFHPEVVHTPKGGQLLGNFLEICGVTRDWNAEHIIDELIDGVRTQVGDGRVLLAISGGVDSSTLGLLLAKAVGERLTAVFIDHGLLRLGEREQVEAALRPLGVNLITVDARAEFMAALDGVSDPEQKRKIIGREFIRAFEREARTHGPFDFLAQGTLYPDVIESAGGEGAANIKSHHNVGGLPDDLAFKLVEPFRTLFKDEVREIARLLGLPDAVRMRHPFPGPALAIRCLGAISEEKLDILRRVDDIFISGLREFGLYDGCSQALAILTPIQSVGVMGDERTYSFTAALRAVTTDDFMTAEWARLPYDFLATMSNRIVNQVHEINRVVYDITGKPPATIEWE; from the coding sequence CCGTGAACTCGGGGCGTACAGCGTGATCCTTCCCGGCAGCGCGCCGCTGGAACGCATCCTGCGGGAGAACCCGCAGGGGATCGTCCTGTCGGGCGGCCCGAGCAGCGTGTATGACGAGAACGCCCCGAAGCCCGCGCCGGGCGTGCTGGAACTGGACATCCCGGTGCTGGGCGTGTGCTACGGCATGCAGTTCTTGGCGCAGCAGGCAGGCGGCGACGTGAAACGCGCCGGGAAACGCGAGTACGGCAAGGCCGACCTGACGGAGTACGGCGGGCAGCTGTTCGCCGGGATTCAGGGGGAGTTCGTCGCCTGGATGAGTCACAGTGACTCGGTCACGAAACTCCCGGACGGGTACGAGGTCGTCGCGCGGACCGCCGACACGCCCGTCACGGCCATCGAGAATGCGGTCACGCGCCGTTACGGCGTGCAGTTCCACCCGGAAGTGGTGCACACCCCCAAGGGCGGGCAACTGCTGGGCAACTTCCTGGAGATCTGCGGCGTCACGCGCGACTGGAACGCCGAGCACATCATCGACGAACTGATCGACGGCGTGCGCACGCAGGTCGGGGACGGCCGGGTGCTGCTGGCCATCAGCGGCGGCGTGGATTCCAGCACGCTGGGTCTGCTGCTCGCGAAAGCGGTAGGCGAGCGGCTGACCGCCGTGTTCATCGATCACGGGCTGCTGCGCCTGGGTGAGCGCGAACAGGTCGAGGCGGCCCTGCGGCCCCTGGGCGTGAACCTGATCACCGTGGACGCCCGCGCCGAATTTATGGCCGCGCTGGACGGCGTATCGGACCCCGAGCAGAAGCGCAAGATCATCGGCCGGGAATTCATCCGCGCCTTCGAACGTGAGGCCCGCACGCACGGTCCGTTCGACTTCCTGGCGCAGGGCACCCTGTACCCGGACGTGATCGAGTCCGCCGGGGGCGAGGGCGCCGCGAACATCAAGAGCCACCACAACGTGGGCGGCCTGCCGGACGACCTGGCGTTCAAGCTGGTCGAGCCGTTCCGCACGCTGTTCAAGGACGAGGTCCGCGAGATCGCGCGCCTGCTGGGCCTGCCGGACGCCGTGCGCATGCGTCACCCCTTCCCCGGCCCGGCCCTGGCGATCCGCTGCCTGGGCGCGATCAGCGAGGAGAAACTGGACATCCTGCGCCGCGTGGACGACATCTTCATCAGTGGCCTGCGTGAGTTCGGGCTGTACGACGGGTGCTCGCAGGCGCTGGCGATCCTCACGCCGATCCAGTCGGTAGGCGTGATGGGTGACGAGCGCACGTACTCGTTCACGGCGGCGCTGAGGGCCGTCACCACCGACGACTTCATGACCGCCGAGTGGGCGAGATTGCCCTACGACTTCCTGGCGACCATGAGTAACCGCATCGTGAATCAGGTGCACGAGATCAACCGCGTGGTGTACGACATCACGGGCAAACCCCCGGCGACCATCGAGTGGGAATGA